A part of Rattus rattus isolate New Zealand chromosome 4, Rrattus_CSIRO_v1, whole genome shotgun sequence genomic DNA contains:
- the LOC116898402 gene encoding triggering receptor expressed on myeloid cells 1-like, which yields MAWEATYLLSSVLLLLPGLRGWGSDRKRVFPGSRAQDLEVLQTVEGKNVSVTCWYNPGYRSYGKFWCKETPEGTCQPLVLSVSRGAENLRFSIQEDSRFSFFTVTMTELKTADSGIYHCGIFGNRRNFIHTLRTIHLVVSKVSSDVSIPDIIPIAKLTAVSILVTTKYSPSDTTTTPSLPKSTAVVSSPDPGVTVKNGTDPTRYNFLAPGLDTLHFIILVLRGCGNEDVGWVEHDQI from the exons ATGGCCTGGGAGGCCACATACCTGCTCTcctcagtgctgctgctgctccctggCCTCAG AGGATGGGGCTCTGACAGGAAGCGTGTATTCCCAGGCTCCCGGGCACAGGACTTGGAGGTACTTCAAACAGTGGAGGGCAAGAATGTTTCTGTGACATGCTGGTATAATCCCGGATACCGCTCCTATGGGAAGTTCTGGTGTAAGGAAACACCAGAAGGCACTTGTCAACCTTTAGTGTTGAGTGTCAGCAGAGGTGCTGAGAATCTAAGATTCTCCATCCAGGAAGATTCTCGGTTCAGCTTCTTCACTGTCACCATGACTGAGCTCAAGACGGCCGACTCGGGCATCTATCACTGTGGGATCTTTGGGAATCGTAGAAACTTCATCCATACTCTCAGAACTATCCACCTAGTGGTGTCAAAAG TTTCTTCAGATGTGTCCATCCCTGACATCATTCCTATTGCAAAGCTGACTGCAGTTTCCATCCTCGTTACCACAAAATACTCGCCCAGTGACACAACTACGACCCCATCCCTACCCAAGTCCACTGCTGTGGTTTCCTCTCCTGATCCTGGAGTCACCGTCAAAAATGGGACAGATCCTACCAGGTATAATTTCTTGGCTCCTGGCTTGGACACCCTTCATTTCATCATCCTTGTGTTGAGAGGATGTGGGAATGAGGATGTGGGGTGGGTGGAGCACGATCAGATTTGA